One stretch of Tepidibacter hydrothermalis DNA includes these proteins:
- a CDS encoding SUKH-3 domain-containing protein, whose amino-acid sequence MLLEETKRVLKKAGWYEGRKIDISEHIKFLQNMGYEVFDALKKFLEEYGDLKIVLEYEPFDEDDDENTMEYSTYIKDIIGPYKKNINQDKKVGEKTIPIAEIANGEILAYISESGEFYTYEGLLNSNDYKFWNSRFGDQRGERPLTWRELGKNDNIDWYLKNKM is encoded by the coding sequence ATGTTATTAGAAGAAACCAAGAGAGTATTAAAAAAAGCAGGTTGGTATGAAGGAAGAAAGATAGATATATCAGAACATATAAAATTTTTACAAAATATGGGATACGAAGTATTCGATGCATTAAAAAAATTTCTTGAGGAATATGGTGATTTAAAGATAGTATTAGAATATGAGCCTTTTGATGAAGATGATGATGAAAATACTATGGAGTATTCAACTTATATTAAAGACATTATAGGTCCATATAAAAAAAATATTAATCAAGATAAAAAAGTTGGAGAAAAAACCATACCAATAGCCGAAATAGCAAATGGAGAGATTTTGGCATATATATCAGAAAGCGGTGAATTCTACACTTATGAAGGATTACTTAATAGTAATGATTACAAGTTTTGGAATAGTAGATTTGGAGATCAACGAGGTGAAAGACCTTTAACTTGGAGAGAATTAGGTAAAAATGATAATATAGATTGGTATCTTAAGAATAAAATGTAA